TTTGCTAATGAAGAATGGAACGTACGAAGATGAAGAAGCACAAGTTCTAAAGTTCGACTCCACGGAGATGATCACTAACACTACAGCTGTGGAGTCAAAACGGATAATTCCCACGGGTCCAAATCCACTTCACAACAGGTAACTTTGATCATTCGAGAACAAGATATGTTACGTGCATGttgttctttttgttgttgttatgatCTATGATCGTATTGTCTAATGTAATGATGAATGTATGatatacattttataatttacgTTAACTACTCGATATTCTTTGCCTTTCCACACATATTTGTATAAAACTTTGTTTCAAAGTGACTTAAAGAAACCATATGATATCATACCGCAACCAAATATACCCTATGGTTGGCTAAGTAGTGGAAAGTGGTtctctccttctttttttttttaacataagtttttttttctgttcaagCTTTATACGGGATCGATCCTTATATACTCCGCATGATCCATATACCGTCATTCTTTTAGGAAATTTTTAAGTGAAATTTTTTCCTCTTCATAATTTTTGATGTGCTAAGATCTTCGGATATTTCTAACTCATTTTAAATGTTAACTTTAATTAATTCCAAATCTATTTACAAAATATCCTTTTATCACTTTTAGCATAAACTATAAAGTGAAGAtggttcaattatttttatgaaaagttacatatatatatgcgcACTAATTCAACCAAAAACCACCATAAATATATGACGGAGAAAATATATCGCATGGCTGGTATTTGGATATCACGTTGAaccatataatattataaaaatattatgaggAGGCAGATGTTTCAGTTATTCTTGTGAATTTGTGTTTTgtatagactttttttttttgtatagaaTTTGTGTTTTGTATAGACTGTGGACTTTTTCTTGGGCAGAAGTTTCTGAAACTATAATTTAATTCACATATGTCAGAAGAAACTCACTTTATAGTTAATACTTAGTGTCTCCCAACTCCTACCTTGTCTACCTCTCTCTCTGTTACGAATATTGATTATGCAATCTTGCAAGTATGTTGTCTTTATCAACATTCTTTAGATCATTTTTCACCGTAAGTCTAAATCTGATCCCTAGATTCTAAAtccaaaccttaaaccctaaggGAATAACATCAACATTAACCTAAATCTTTAAAGTATAAGGTGTGGATTTAAGGTTTACGATTTGAGTTTAGAATCTAGGATTTGGATTTAAGATATAGAGTTTGATTTTAAGTCTAGAGTttggatttaggatttaaaatctaggatttgggtttaggattgatggtttagatttaggtttaatggtttaaatttatGATTAAGATTTTACAACTTAGAGTTTAGTTAGCAGCGTTAACGTCGTTAAAATTGGCATCATtgttttttctattattttactttttttttttaaataatatttttactacTCATCTACATAACAATTTGATTGGTGATAGGAGATgcggtgaatttaaaggttcactcCCTTTTTTCACACAATAGTTGATTGATACCAAATTGTATATCACACTTAATTCTTTCTCTCACAATTCCACATATCTTTtgaaatccttttttttttttgaaagaatcaTTTTTCAGTGTCCTCTGTGTTTTAGACCTTTTATTTACGTTCCTCTTGTTTTACTTTTACATCATCCGTGTCTTGTGTAAactatttctatatttatcaCTCTGAGAAGAATAATAGCACATTCGATAAGCAATCCTATTATAAATCTAACTAGATTctgatcctttttttttaaacgcgaaaatatttaacaaattttaatttatgaaatcaaaatttttaacattttattatagtgtatttgaaaatacatagttatattaattatgaaaattatataaaatattatttagtttatttttaattatttcaaacattttcactataaaattttaataaaatttatgcaATTTATTTCATTAATGGTGTGAtacatattttgataaatttttaattacaaaatttatttgatatcaatttattaactttaacattttatttatatacagtAGCTAATTTAATATGAAAACTTGTTTACGTATATATGAAAGTAGTtttctatttatgaaaatataaataaaataatccattgtttaattgtttcatattatattaaattattttgtaatatgtaAACCTGgaaaaaatatactattaatTTAGAACACgcttaagaatttttttataatttgattgactCTAAAATGTGACATGGAAATGATGATGTATATTGATGACTCAATTGCTTAATGCCATCTACGATTAGCTTCTCTAAACTTGCTGACATAATTAATGTGAGATTACCGATTCTAAACCAATATTAATTACCTTTCTCAATCTCAGTTAGCATTAATTTATTATCTagttattttaatcaaaattcgGAAGGTTTTTATCCTCTAATAACTGTTTGGTTCCAACTCTTAACATATTTATAAACCgtattaactattttataaaaaaaactagaaaaaagttataaaaattgaggtttggagataaggGGTGAAATTTGGGGAGGAgggatttaaaattttaaaaatagaaaataaatggtaaataatttaaaatataaaaaaaatagtttcgaaAAGCATTCTcgaatttttaaaagaaaatatgaaaactaaaaaaagttttaaaaaataaatttgaaaagaataaatagtttgaatttgaaaacatgtaATTAGAAACTAtaaataagaaattatttattatttttatatctataaaacaagaggaaaaagagtatt
The Brassica napus cultivar Da-Ae chromosome A1, Da-Ae, whole genome shotgun sequence DNA segment above includes these coding regions:
- the LOC106434069 gene encoding CLAVATA3/ESR (CLE)-related protein 19, with product MKIKGLILASSLLIIAFIHHSESASMRSLLMKNGTYEDEEAQVLKFDSTEMITNTTAVESKRIIPTGPNPLHNR